The sequence below is a genomic window from Pedosphaera parvula Ellin514.
CGAAGCTGGGCGTAGCCGGCGCTATTCTAGTGGCAATCACTACCGGGGCACTGATTGGGCCTCAAATCCATGGAGGCCACCTCGCCATTCAAGCTGGATTGATGTTCCTGATGTTGCACAGCCTGCTATGGAAGGATGAATCGCATCCCGGAGCCGCCGGAGCCCGTATCTTTGCCTGTTCACTCTGGTCACTGCACTCCCTGATGGTGGTCGTAACCCAATCGTCTTATGGCGGCGCAATGATTTCGACCATGGCGGCTGTTATCCTGGCCACTTGCGGCATTATTAAATTAATTCGTGGCACCTGGCCACCTTTGGTCTTGCCGATTTCAGGAGGAATTGCTCTCCTCATGTATCCGGGGAATTTGGCAGTGATCATGGCACAATCCACACCTGTGGGCTTGTGGGTCATTGCTGGAAGTTTCCTGCTCTTTGCCATCGGAACTGTCATGGCGTTTACCCGCTCGAAGTGGAATCCATCTCCAGTCAAAACTGCAACTTTCACTCGAACCGACCGAACCAACTGACGCATATGAAACACAGAAATACCAAACCAGGCCCCATCAAGAAGCTTGTCCCGCCTGACCATTCAGGTTTAATGCGGGCATGCAGAATCCTATCATTGTCGCGCTGGACGTCCCCAACGTCCAAACAGCACTCGATTTGGCCGCGCAGGTGGCACCTGTAGTTGGCGCATTCAAAATCGGCAGCGAACTTTTTACCAGCGCCGGACCTGACATCGTCCGGCGTATTCGCGCCACCGGTGCCGCTGTATTTCTGGATCTTAAGTTTAATGATATCCCAAACACCGTTGCCAAAGCCGTTTCCGCAGCCACCCGGTTGGATGTGCAGATGCTCACCATTCACACCAGCGGTGGTTCTGAGATGATGCGGGCCGCGGAACAGGCCGCACAACAAACTGCCCTTCAATCCGGCCGCAATGCTCCGCTCGTTTTAGGCGTCACTGTTCTTACCAGCATGGATAGCAACAATCTCAGCGAAATCGGCGTCCAGGCGAATGTGGGCCATCAGGTGGAACGTCTTGCAACTCTCGCGTCTCAATCCGGCCTTCGCGGTCTGGTCTGCTCTCCACTGGAAATAAATGCCCTGCGCCAGATTTTACCCGCGAGCATGCAACTGGTCACACCTGGCATCCGCACTGGTGCCGAGAAAGCAGACGATCAAAAACGCACGCTCACGCCCAAGGAGGCTTTAGCAGCAGGAGCCAACTGGTTGGTGATCGGTCGCCCCATCTACGCGTCGGAAAACCCAAGAGCTGCCGCAGAAAAGATTTTGACCTCCATTTCCTGAGCCCACAAACCTGCCCTACATCTGAACCACTTTTTGAATGAGCGGTGGGAGCGTTGGCTGTAATTCAGAAAACTCAAAGGCACTCTTAAGCCGCGCCAACGCCGTCTCAGCCTGTGCTTTATCAGTGGCATGAACTCGGCAAAGCACCGTGTCAAAACTGACGTCTTCACCCGCAGGCAACAGCATATCAATTCCAACATCGTGATTGATGATTGTCTCCTTGGTAAACCGACCGCCACCCAAATCTCGCACCACTTCTCCAATGACGCGCGGATTCACCTTCGCCAAAAATCCATCTACCTCCGCGCTTAGCTCCACCACCACCGGCGCTGTATGCTCACGAGCCAGTTTGCGATTAAAAACCTCCAGATCGCCTCCCTGCGCGACAATCATCTCATCCCACTTCTGACGCGGTCTCCCGGATGCCAAACATGCAACAGCCTGAGCGCGCGCCTCCTTCAAATGTATCGCCTTTTTCGTTTGCAACAGCAAGGTCGCGGCGAAAGCAATCACCAACTCTTCCAAGTCACTCGGCCCTTTTCCCTCCAGGCAATCCACTGACTCTTTCACTTCCAACCAGTTGCCCGCGGCACGTCCAAGCGGTCGGTCCATGTTCGTGACCAATGCACGCGTATTCACCCCGCACTCAATGCCCAGCTTGACCATCGCCTGTGCCAGTTCATCCGCCTTGTCGATCGTAGGCATGAATGCCGCCGCCCCGAATTTCACATCCAACACCAAAGCATCCAAATTCTCCGCCAACTTTTTGGACAGAATGGAAGCGGTGAT
It includes:
- the pyrF gene encoding orotidine-5'-phosphate decarboxylase — encoded protein: MQNPIIVALDVPNVQTALDLAAQVAPVVGAFKIGSELFTSAGPDIVRRIRATGAAVFLDLKFNDIPNTVAKAVSAATRLDVQMLTIHTSGGSEMMRAAEQAAQQTALQSGRNAPLVLGVTVLTSMDSNNLSEIGVQANVGHQVERLATLASQSGLRGLVCSPLEINALRQILPASMQLVTPGIRTGAEKADDQKRTLTPKEALAAGANWLVIGRPIYASENPRAAAEKILTSIS
- a CDS encoding thymidine phosphorylase, with product MNFLSLIEAKRDGQVFTTEQIRQIVSNYTAGNIPDYQMASLLMAIYFQGLNTKETSALTLAMRDSGDVLRFPNDPRPLVDKHSTGGVGDKVSLPLAPLLACLGFRVPMISGRGLGITGGTLDKLESISGLSTALPVEKIVSIVQTVGCVICGQTAQMVPADKGLYALRDVTGTVPSIPLITASILSKKLAENLDALVLDVKFGAAAFMPTIDKADELAQAMVKLGIECGVNTRALVTNMDRPLGRAAGNWLEVKESVDCLEGKGPSDLEELVIAFAATLLLQTKKAIHLKEARAQAVACLASGRPRQKWDEMIVAQGGDLEVFNRKLAREHTAPVVVELSAEVDGFLAKVNPRVIGEVVRDLGGGRFTKETIINHDVGIDMLLPAGEDVSFDTVLCRVHATDKAQAETALARLKSAFEFSELQPTLPPLIQKVVQM